In a genomic window of Salegentibacter salegens:
- a CDS encoding serine hydrolase domain-containing protein, whose translation MKKLILPFILVLSGYLVNAQDNQRAQTLDSLFDIVNSKEKGMGSISIFSNGKEFYQRSIGFSEVEKNVEANATTKYRIGSITKTFTAVVIMQLIEEDKLKLDSYLSDFFPEVPNSEKITLEHLLRHESGIFNVTDDEDFTTWMKEPQTRETMLKRIIKNGTLFEPGDETRYSNSNYLLLSYIAEIIEKKDYAAIVEDRIIDKLGLKNTFYGKEINAEDNQARSYVKTEGAWEVTPETDMSVPMGAGGLVSTPEDLNIFYYNLFEGNLVSKASLESMKTTNDGTGLGLMKLSFNDFEVYGHGGGIDGFSSIAVHFPKEKITASYIANASDYPLNSIFLEAVKITLGLPYQIPDFAPPKALNPEVLEQYTGNYGSDEFPIDVAIFHKEGIVYVQGTGQPPVPLDAAGENIFKADQLMLKLTFIPAENKMMLEQGGKINELKRK comes from the coding sequence ATGAAAAAATTAATCTTACCATTCATTCTGGTTTTATCGGGATACCTCGTTAATGCTCAGGATAACCAACGAGCTCAAACCCTGGACAGCTTATTTGACATTGTTAATTCAAAAGAGAAGGGAATGGGAAGTATTTCCATTTTCTCTAACGGAAAGGAGTTTTATCAGCGATCCATAGGCTTTTCAGAAGTAGAAAAAAATGTGGAAGCAAATGCGACTACAAAATATAGGATTGGATCTATTACAAAAACCTTTACTGCGGTCGTTATTATGCAACTTATAGAAGAAGATAAGCTGAAATTGGATAGTTATTTGAGTGATTTTTTCCCTGAAGTACCCAACTCAGAAAAAATAACTTTAGAACATTTATTGCGACACGAAAGCGGAATATTTAATGTGACAGATGATGAGGATTTCACCACCTGGATGAAAGAACCACAAACCCGGGAAACTATGCTAAAAAGAATAATTAAAAATGGAACCCTATTTGAACCCGGCGATGAGACTCGCTATTCCAATTCAAACTATTTGTTGCTTTCCTATATAGCTGAAATTATTGAGAAAAAAGATTATGCTGCAATAGTAGAGGATAGAATTATTGATAAGCTTGGTCTAAAAAATACATTTTATGGGAAAGAAATTAACGCTGAAGACAACCAGGCCAGATCTTATGTAAAAACTGAAGGTGCCTGGGAGGTAACCCCGGAGACGGATATGAGTGTGCCAATGGGAGCCGGAGGCCTTGTTTCTACACCTGAAGATCTAAATATTTTTTATTACAATTTGTTTGAGGGAAATCTTGTTTCAAAAGCTTCGCTAGAATCGATGAAAACTACAAATGATGGAACTGGTTTAGGATTAATGAAGTTAAGCTTTAATGATTTTGAGGTCTATGGTCACGGAGGTGGTATAGATGGTTTTTCATCCATTGCGGTCCACTTTCCGAAAGAAAAAATAACGGCTTCATATATCGCCAATGCCTCAGATTATCCCCTTAATAGTATTTTTCTTGAAGCGGTAAAAATCACCCTTGGTTTACCATATCAAATTCCTGATTTCGCACCACCCAAGGCACTTAATCCTGAAGTACTTGAACAATATACGGGAAACTATGGTAGCGACGAATTTCCCATTGATGTTGCAATTTTTCATAAAGAAGGTATAGTATACGTACAGGGAACTGGACAACCACCGGTTCCTCTGGATGCCGCAGGAGAAAATATTTTTAAAGCCGATCAGCTGATGCTTAAACTTACGTTCATCCCTGCAGAAAATAAGATGATGTTGGAACAGGGAGGGAAGATAAATGAGCTTAAAAGAAAGTAG
- a CDS encoding MotA/TolQ/ExbB proton channel family protein: MTFALQEGAHRSLFEVLAARFEEGGFFIMMLILIVGIIGLILLARGIYLVRNRNPKIEKTIILINSLGLFALVLGVFGQLIQLINTLDYLSSFEGTTPRDFADGLKTTMLPTLFGAFIFLFTRLSTILLHSIKPFQEKNGKSVFSKESNSSTNFK, translated from the coding sequence ATGACATTTGCATTACAAGAAGGAGCGCACAGAAGTTTATTTGAGGTTCTTGCTGCCAGGTTTGAGGAAGGAGGATTTTTTATAATGATGCTTATCCTGATTGTTGGAATTATAGGTTTAATTCTTCTGGCTAGAGGAATCTATTTGGTTCGAAATAGAAACCCGAAAATAGAGAAGACTATTATCCTTATAAACTCTCTGGGACTTTTTGCTTTGGTGCTTGGGGTTTTTGGACAGTTAATTCAACTAATCAATACCCTGGATTATCTCAGTTCCTTTGAGGGAACAACTCCGCGAGATTTCGCCGATGGTTTAAAAACAACCATGCTTCCTACTTTATTCGGAGCCTTTATTTTTCTCTTTACGCGATTGTCTACCATTTTACTTCATTCGATTAAACCCTTTCAGGAAAAAAATGGTAAATCTGTCTTTTCTAAGGAGTCTAATTCATCTACCAATTTTAAATAA
- a CDS encoding IPT/TIG domain-containing protein: MNKINYLLCLTILANLFFSCSSDDEEITPQNSNPEVLSFDASVGVKGGVHFTASYKSNGNDIAEGGFEYSVDSLFNNKSRLITEPTSDNQLKYFLSSGIEENVEYHYRAFVKSSTDLFYGDSDSFIADGSVAPQIDSISHEYAHIADTLEIYGHYFKDENHETNVELNNRNGQIISLNDSIIKFRIPASISNVINDVRVRIDNRADVYSSFTLFAPTIETINPIVALIGDTLLIEGNHFDIANSRNKVFFGDQQSTVIESDREHIKVVVPKTIESISESILLNTQLQDVSYPTSFQLAAPEINSVSPLNATFRDEITITGNNFDYELSRNKVYFGNIEATITYADKNTLKVLVPDELESSNEAIKVVAQLQEVVYEENFQLIPPELNFIPQNVNVDQDITIEGNYFHPILNKNKVTIEDIEVNLTSGNPENINTKIPLGPFPRRKAIVKLTLLDLTVEYAIELNIIDNWIMVSDSLPFRFRRGPKNAVVVNDVAYILAREKDNYADESVYLWKFNSVDFTWKKIDTSVPDHSIFASGILETNGSEIFYYTSNSSNEFWEYSVDSNTWSKRSAFPGERRDYPAHFTIGNDIYIGIGTDMQPYTPVSYNDFYRYNTSSDTWSQISDLPFDIWGGNRRTGMASFVIDNVAYLAGGASNTGDTDAWSYKPGSDSWQQIADFPMANHESVGFQIDGLGYLTGGAPIGGSRLNKSWSYSPDTNSWEESHSIIQGRGWHFSFVIHGKAYIGGGDNYSGGSSLDNFYEYIP, encoded by the coding sequence ATGAACAAAATTAACTACCTGCTTTGTCTCACCATTTTGGCCAATTTATTTTTTTCCTGTAGTTCAGATGATGAAGAAATTACCCCTCAAAATTCAAATCCCGAAGTTCTTTCTTTTGATGCTTCTGTAGGAGTAAAGGGTGGGGTACATTTCACTGCAAGTTATAAGTCTAATGGAAACGACATTGCAGAAGGAGGATTTGAGTATTCTGTAGACAGCCTTTTTAATAATAAATCCAGGCTTATAACTGAACCAACCTCAGATAACCAGCTAAAATATTTTCTTTCCAGTGGAATAGAGGAAAATGTTGAATATCATTACAGAGCTTTTGTAAAATCATCAACCGATTTGTTCTATGGAGATTCCGATAGTTTTATAGCTGATGGAAGTGTCGCCCCTCAAATAGATTCTATTTCACATGAGTATGCGCATATTGCTGATACACTTGAAATATACGGGCATTATTTTAAAGATGAGAACCATGAAACGAATGTGGAACTGAATAACAGGAATGGACAAATAATTTCTTTAAATGACAGCATAATTAAATTCAGAATTCCTGCCTCTATCAGTAATGTTATAAACGATGTACGGGTGAGGATTGATAACAGAGCAGATGTTTATTCCTCTTTTACGCTCTTTGCGCCAACTATAGAGACAATTAACCCGATAGTTGCTTTAATAGGGGATACCTTATTAATTGAAGGGAATCATTTTGATATCGCTAATTCCAGGAATAAAGTGTTTTTTGGTGACCAGCAATCTACAGTTATTGAATCTGATAGAGAGCATATTAAAGTAGTAGTGCCTAAAACTATTGAAAGTATTTCTGAATCTATTCTGCTAAATACACAATTACAGGATGTGTCCTACCCTACTTCTTTTCAACTGGCAGCACCAGAAATAAATTCTGTTTCTCCCCTTAATGCAACATTTAGAGATGAAATAACCATTACTGGAAATAATTTTGATTATGAGTTATCCAGGAACAAGGTCTATTTTGGAAATATCGAAGCAACAATAACTTATGCCGATAAAAACACTCTAAAGGTCCTGGTTCCAGATGAACTGGAAAGTAGTAATGAAGCTATAAAGGTAGTAGCCCAACTTCAGGAAGTGGTGTACGAAGAAAACTTTCAGTTGATTCCGCCAGAACTTAATTTTATTCCTCAAAATGTTAACGTAGATCAGGATATCACCATTGAAGGTAACTATTTCCACCCTATTCTTAATAAAAATAAGGTTACCATAGAAGATATTGAAGTAAATCTAACTTCCGGAAATCCAGAAAATATAAATACAAAAATTCCGTTAGGCCCATTTCCCAGGAGGAAGGCAATAGTTAAATTGACATTATTAGACCTCACCGTGGAATACGCAATTGAATTAAATATCATTGATAATTGGATAATGGTTTCGGACAGCCTTCCGTTTCGGTTTAGAAGAGGGCCTAAAAACGCCGTAGTGGTGAATGATGTGGCTTATATTCTGGCAAGAGAAAAAGATAATTATGCCGATGAGTCCGTCTATTTATGGAAATTTAATTCCGTAGATTTTACCTGGAAAAAAATAGACACAAGTGTTCCCGACCATAGCATATTTGCAAGCGGGATTTTAGAAACGAATGGTAGCGAAATTTTTTATTATACTTCCAACTCTTCAAATGAATTTTGGGAATACTCAGTAGATAGCAATACCTGGTCAAAACGTTCTGCTTTTCCGGGGGAAAGAAGGGATTATCCTGCTCATTTCACTATTGGAAATGATATCTATATAGGAATTGGAACGGATATGCAACCTTATACACCTGTAAGTTATAATGACTTTTATAGATACAATACCTCTTCCGATACATGGAGTCAAATAAGTGATTTACCCTTTGATATTTGGGGAGGAAATAGAAGAACAGGAATGGCCTCTTTTGTAATAGATAATGTAGCTTATTTAGCAGGAGGCGCCTCCAATACTGGCGATACAGATGCCTGGTCTTACAAACCAGGCTCAGATTCCTGGCAACAAATTGCAGATTTTCCAATGGCTAATCATGAATCAGTAGGATTTCAAATTGATGGCTTAGGTTATTTAACTGGAGGAGCTCCTATAGGCGGCAGCAGACTTAATAAATCATGGTCCTATTCTCCAGATACTAATTCCTGGGAAGAGAGTCATAGTATTATTCAAGGAAGAGGTTGGCACTTCTCATTCGTAATACATGGTAAAGCATATATTGGAGGAGGAGATAACTATTCCGGAGGAAGTTCATTAGATAATTTTTACGAATATATTCCATAA
- a CDS encoding sensor histidine kinase, with protein sequence MLLFFSYFLGAPNEDIFYSGSFSVFLLPVTIITTYIIIYYLIPNFLLKKRYLLFILYSFYTLVLSAFAIVLSIFYGLVFVLNMNYSEMPPLSRSLLSMMLLVYLVVLLVSSFTLLKQNYAAIAKNKSLENKILEAQLKLKEQELNYLKLQVHPHFLFNTLNTLYGHALKKSEETPDMILKLSNLLDYLLYQADKPLVSLSSEIEHIKDYLSLEKMRYRSNLLVALDLPENMKNISIAPMLFIPLVENSFKHGQLIDGKLSIDIQLKIDEDSIRFTIKNSLKSIENQGLQNGIGLTNLEKRLELLYPDHHSLSIKRNSNSFEVQLFLTHTKVHQHV encoded by the coding sequence GTGCTACTTTTTTTTTCCTACTTTTTGGGTGCTCCCAATGAAGATATCTTTTATTCCGGTTCTTTTTCGGTATTTCTCTTACCGGTAACGATCATCACTACTTACATTATAATTTACTATCTCATCCCTAATTTTTTACTTAAAAAAAGGTATCTACTTTTTATTCTTTATAGCTTTTACACGCTGGTTTTATCTGCTTTTGCCATTGTACTTTCTATCTTCTACGGACTCGTTTTTGTATTGAATATGAACTATAGCGAAATGCCACCGCTTAGTCGAAGTCTTTTATCTATGATGCTATTGGTGTATCTGGTGGTATTGTTAGTGAGCTCATTTACCCTGCTAAAACAGAATTATGCAGCTATAGCCAAAAACAAGTCTTTGGAGAATAAAATCCTGGAAGCGCAGTTGAAGCTCAAAGAACAAGAGTTGAATTACCTTAAATTGCAGGTTCATCCTCATTTCCTTTTTAATACACTTAACACCCTTTATGGCCACGCATTAAAAAAGTCTGAAGAAACACCCGATATGATCCTGAAGCTTTCAAACCTTCTTGATTATTTATTATATCAGGCAGATAAACCATTAGTGAGCCTTAGCAGTGAAATAGAACACATAAAAGATTATTTAAGCCTGGAAAAAATGAGGTATCGCAGTAACTTATTAGTTGCTCTTGATCTCCCTGAAAATATGAAAAATATTAGTATTGCACCTATGCTATTTATTCCTCTCGTGGAGAATAGTTTCAAGCACGGACAACTTATTGATGGAAAACTGAGTATAGATATTCAACTAAAAATAGATGAGGATAGTATAAGGTTTACTATAAAAAATTCTCTTAAAAGTATAGAAAACCAAGGTTTACAAAATGGAATCGGATTAACAAATCTGGAAAAACGATTGGAATTATTATACCCAGATCATCATTCTCTTTCAATAAAGAGAAACAGCAATTCTTTTGAAGTGCAACTCTTTTTAACGCATACTAAAGTTCACCAGCATGTCTAA